One part of the Sesamum indicum cultivar Zhongzhi No. 13 linkage group LG14, S_indicum_v1.0, whole genome shotgun sequence genome encodes these proteins:
- the LOC105176983 gene encoding uncharacterized protein LOC105176983 encodes MTRGTDKLARSIKKFVDLHYKLFTRRYGQQLMDILEFPVKVVLSPFTLPFDIAGSAPRGFGVPEFISKLSYSAVFAIATLGTYDIAFELGKKVLCQRNCRTCTGWQAMQCTMCRGSGKVQYQVKNYALRSGEKATAENIADAIAENRAELVHLPSSVDLHLPLPYKECPSCDGSGVMKCPECKGKFPLRISADDIMEPPWKACDILRKMDYPYEHIVHSMKDPSIAAFWLITLPQIVGGMDYDDDVKQKIWWQYKESMRYDQLRNEVAKREPGWEYLQEALISIDPSRAKDDPVVVKNVPFYKAKKALEAEVMKLNPPPRPHDWGDLDLPLNASSWSEEDLKDPKKLYEMTILLNAQREIADKILDTQWETKWREEKLNEMLKEKVEPYLQNIDNGVLPQPIVLQSQNHDQKKNQGRRRWWLF; translated from the exons ATGACTCGGGGAACAGATAAGCTGGCCAGGAGCATAAAAAAGTTCGTGGACTTGCACTACAAGCTCTTCACGCGCCGCTATGGGCAGCAACTGATGGACATCCTCGAGTTCCCCGTGAAGGTCGTGCTTTCGCCCTTCACTCTCCCCTTCGACATTGCTGGCTCTGCCCCGCGTGGATTTGGCGTCCCCGAGTTCATCTCCAAGCTTTCTTACTCCGCCGTTTTC GCCATTGCTACTCTTGGGACTTATGACATTGCATTCGAACTGGGAAAGAAGGTTTTGTGTCAGAG GAATTGTAGGACCTGCACTGGATGGCAGGCCATGCAATGTACCATGTGCAGAGGCTCAGGAAAAGTGCAATatcaagtgaaaaattatGCTTTGAGAAG TGGAGAGAAGGCAACAGCTGAAAATATTGCTGATGCAATTGCTGAAAACCGAGCTGAGTTGGTTCACCTTCCTTCAAGTGTTGATCTTCATCTGCCATTGCCATATAAAGAATGTCCAAGTTGTGATGGATCA GGGGTGATGAAATGTCCAGAATGCAAAGGAAAATTTCCACTTAGAATATCTGCAGATGAT ATAATGGAACCTCCATGGAAAGCCTGTGACATCTTGCGTAAGATGGACTATCCTTATGAG CATATAGTTCACAGTATGAAGGATCCCAGCATTGCTGCATTTTGGTTGATAACCTTGCCTCAGATCGTGGGAGGCATGGATTACGACGATGATGTCAAGCAGAAAATTTGGTGGCAATACAAG GAATCTATGCGGTATGATCAACTCCGGAATGAAGTTGCCAAACGAGAACCAGGGTGGGAGTATTTGCAAGAG GCTTTAATCTCCATAGATCCCAGCCGTGCTAAGGATGATCCTGTAGTTGTGAAAAACGTTCCATTCTACAAGGCCAAGAAAGCTCTGGAGGCAGAAGTCATGAAGCTTAATCCTCCCCCACGGCCTCATGATTGGGGg GACTTGGACCTTCCACTGAATGCATCTTCTTGGTCCGAGGAAGACCTTAAAGATCCAAAGAAGCTATATGAGATGACTATTCTTCTTAATGCACAAAGAGAAATTGCTGATAAAATATTGGACACACAGTGGGAAACAAAGTGGCGTGAAGAGAAG CTGAATGAGATGCTGAAAGAGAAAGTAGAGCCCTACTTGCAAAACATTGACAACGGCGTCCTTCCTCAGCCTATAGTACTGCAGTCCCAGAACCATGACCAAAAG AAAAATCAGGGCAGGCGGCGATGGTGGCTGTTTTAA
- the LOC105176985 gene encoding probable bifunctional methylthioribulose-1-phosphate dehydratase/enolase-phosphatase E1 isoform X2, with product MAAASAAPFTINGAVKTQAYLDGSRVKETKALIPEFCRQFYHLGWESGAGGSITIKVHDDSTPKPHQPIVMSPSVFQAECYHYLSDAAIKLYQLGLNWSTPSHGPIRSPNAVLGSNRNAKVSAKAGTRSPNNGTEPSRRCIVLDIEGTTTPISFVTDVLFPYARDSVGKHLELTYDTAETQDDIKLLRAQVEEDLENGVPDAVPIPTDGVKEDIIPAVVANVEAMIKADRKITSLKQLQGHIWRTGFQSNELETVIFDDVPEALEKWHSLGIKVYIYSSGSRLAQRLLFGNTNYGDLRKYLSGFFDTTVGNKKETKSYIEITESLGVDNPSEILFVTDVYQEATAAKAAGLEVIISIRPGNGPLPDNHGFRTITSFSEI from the exons ATGGCTGCAGCTTCAGCAGCTCCATTCACCATTAATGGAGCTGTGAAGACACAGGCATATTTGGATGGCAGCAGAGTGAAAGAAACTAAGGCACTGATTCCAGAGTTTTGTCGCCAATTTTACCACCTGGGCTGGGAATCCGGCGCTGGTGGCAGCATCACCATTAAAGTGCATGATGATTCCACTCCCAAACCCCATCAACCCATTGTCATGTCCCCCTCAG TCTTCCAGGCTGAATGCTACCACTATCTCTCTGATGCCGCCATTAAACTCTATCAACTAGGCCTGAACTGGTCGACCCCATCTCACGGCCCCATTCGTAGTCCCAATGCAGTTCTAGGCAGTAACAGAAATGCTAAAGTCTCAGCAAAGGCAGGGACCCGTTCTCCAAATAATGGCACTGAACCATCAAGA CGTTGCATTGTTCTAGACATTGAAGGAACTACAACTCCCATATCATTTGTAACGGATGTTCTCTTTCCATATGCTCGTGATAGTGTGGGAAAGCATTTGGAACTGACTTATGATACCGCCGAAACTCAGGACGATATTAAGCTACTGCGTGCTCAA GTAGAAGAAGATCTAGAAAATGGGGTTCCTGATGCCGTTCCCATACCCACCGACGGAGTGAAAGAGGATATAATCCCAGCTGTGGTCGCTAACGTGGAGGCAATGATTAAAGCTGACAGGAAAATAACTTCCCTGAAACAGTTACAA GGTCATATCTGGCGAACTGGATTTCAGAGTAACGAGTTAGAGACGGTCATATTCGATGATGTTCCTGAAGCTCTGGAAAAGTGGCATTCTCTCGGAATTAAG GTTTACATATATTCCAGCGGCAGCAGATTGGCGCAACGGCTCTTGTTTGGCAACACAAATTACGGCGACCTCAGGAAGTACTTGAGTGGATTTTTTGATACTACAGTCGG gaacaagaaagaaacaaaaagctaCATCGAAATAACGGAATCTCTGGGAGTAGATAATCCATCAGAGATTTTATTCGTCACCGACGTATATCAAGAAGCTACAGCTGCAAAAGCAGCAG GTTTGGAAGTGATAATTTCAATTCGGCCTGGGAACGGACCGCTTCCAGACAATCATGGCTTTCGGACAATAACTTCATTTTCGGAGATTTGA
- the LOC105176985 gene encoding probable bifunctional methylthioribulose-1-phosphate dehydratase/enolase-phosphatase E1 1 isoform X1, producing MAAASAAPFTINGAVKTQAYLDGSRVKETKALIPEFCRQFYHLGWESGAGGSITIKVHDDSTPKPHQPIVMSPSGVQKEKMMEEDMYVLSPDGFVLSEPLPKSCPNKPPKCSDYWPLFLEAECYHYLSDAAIKLYQLGLNWSTPSHGPIRSPNAVLGSNRNAKVSAKAGTRSPNNGTEPSRRCIVLDIEGTTTPISFVTDVLFPYARDSVGKHLELTYDTAETQDDIKLLRAQVEEDLENGVPDAVPIPTDGVKEDIIPAVVANVEAMIKADRKITSLKQLQGHIWRTGFQSNELETVIFDDVPEALEKWHSLGIKVYIYSSGSRLAQRLLFGNTNYGDLRKYLSGFFDTTVGNKKETKSYIEITESLGVDNPSEILFVTDVYQEATAAKAAGLEVIISIRPGNGPLPDNHGFRTITSFSEI from the exons ATGGCTGCAGCTTCAGCAGCTCCATTCACCATTAATGGAGCTGTGAAGACACAGGCATATTTGGATGGCAGCAGAGTGAAAGAAACTAAGGCACTGATTCCAGAGTTTTGTCGCCAATTTTACCACCTGGGCTGGGAATCCGGCGCTGGTGGCAGCATCACCATTAAAGTGCATGATGATTCCACTCCCAAACCCCATCAACCCATTGTCATGTCCCCCTCAG GCGTACAGAAGGAAAAGATGATGGAGGAGGATATGTATGTGTTGTCTCCTGATGGGTTTGTGTTGTCTGAACCATTGCCAAAGTCCTGCCCTAATAAGCCTCCCAAATGTTCTGATTATTGGCCCTTGTTCTTGGAG GCTGAATGCTACCACTATCTCTCTGATGCCGCCATTAAACTCTATCAACTAGGCCTGAACTGGTCGACCCCATCTCACGGCCCCATTCGTAGTCCCAATGCAGTTCTAGGCAGTAACAGAAATGCTAAAGTCTCAGCAAAGGCAGGGACCCGTTCTCCAAATAATGGCACTGAACCATCAAGA CGTTGCATTGTTCTAGACATTGAAGGAACTACAACTCCCATATCATTTGTAACGGATGTTCTCTTTCCATATGCTCGTGATAGTGTGGGAAAGCATTTGGAACTGACTTATGATACCGCCGAAACTCAGGACGATATTAAGCTACTGCGTGCTCAA GTAGAAGAAGATCTAGAAAATGGGGTTCCTGATGCCGTTCCCATACCCACCGACGGAGTGAAAGAGGATATAATCCCAGCTGTGGTCGCTAACGTGGAGGCAATGATTAAAGCTGACAGGAAAATAACTTCCCTGAAACAGTTACAA GGTCATATCTGGCGAACTGGATTTCAGAGTAACGAGTTAGAGACGGTCATATTCGATGATGTTCCTGAAGCTCTGGAAAAGTGGCATTCTCTCGGAATTAAG GTTTACATATATTCCAGCGGCAGCAGATTGGCGCAACGGCTCTTGTTTGGCAACACAAATTACGGCGACCTCAGGAAGTACTTGAGTGGATTTTTTGATACTACAGTCGG gaacaagaaagaaacaaaaagctaCATCGAAATAACGGAATCTCTGGGAGTAGATAATCCATCAGAGATTTTATTCGTCACCGACGTATATCAAGAAGCTACAGCTGCAAAAGCAGCAG GTTTGGAAGTGATAATTTCAATTCGGCCTGGGAACGGACCGCTTCCAGACAATCATGGCTTTCGGACAATAACTTCATTTTCGGAGATTTGA
- the LOC105176985 gene encoding probable bifunctional methylthioribulose-1-phosphate dehydratase/enolase-phosphatase E1 isoform X3: MAAASAAPFTINGAVKTQAYLDGSRVKETKALIPEFCRQFYHLGWESGAGGSITIKVHDDSTPKPHQPIVMSPSGLNWSTPSHGPIRSPNAVLGSNRNAKVSAKAGTRSPNNGTEPSRRCIVLDIEGTTTPISFVTDVLFPYARDSVGKHLELTYDTAETQDDIKLLRAQVEEDLENGVPDAVPIPTDGVKEDIIPAVVANVEAMIKADRKITSLKQLQGHIWRTGFQSNELETVIFDDVPEALEKWHSLGIKVYIYSSGSRLAQRLLFGNTNYGDLRKYLSGFFDTTVGNKKETKSYIEITESLGVDNPSEILFVTDVYQEATAAKAAGLEVIISIRPGNGPLPDNHGFRTITSFSEI; this comes from the exons ATGGCTGCAGCTTCAGCAGCTCCATTCACCATTAATGGAGCTGTGAAGACACAGGCATATTTGGATGGCAGCAGAGTGAAAGAAACTAAGGCACTGATTCCAGAGTTTTGTCGCCAATTTTACCACCTGGGCTGGGAATCCGGCGCTGGTGGCAGCATCACCATTAAAGTGCATGATGATTCCACTCCCAAACCCCATCAACCCATTGTCATGTCCCCCTCAG GCCTGAACTGGTCGACCCCATCTCACGGCCCCATTCGTAGTCCCAATGCAGTTCTAGGCAGTAACAGAAATGCTAAAGTCTCAGCAAAGGCAGGGACCCGTTCTCCAAATAATGGCACTGAACCATCAAGA CGTTGCATTGTTCTAGACATTGAAGGAACTACAACTCCCATATCATTTGTAACGGATGTTCTCTTTCCATATGCTCGTGATAGTGTGGGAAAGCATTTGGAACTGACTTATGATACCGCCGAAACTCAGGACGATATTAAGCTACTGCGTGCTCAA GTAGAAGAAGATCTAGAAAATGGGGTTCCTGATGCCGTTCCCATACCCACCGACGGAGTGAAAGAGGATATAATCCCAGCTGTGGTCGCTAACGTGGAGGCAATGATTAAAGCTGACAGGAAAATAACTTCCCTGAAACAGTTACAA GGTCATATCTGGCGAACTGGATTTCAGAGTAACGAGTTAGAGACGGTCATATTCGATGATGTTCCTGAAGCTCTGGAAAAGTGGCATTCTCTCGGAATTAAG GTTTACATATATTCCAGCGGCAGCAGATTGGCGCAACGGCTCTTGTTTGGCAACACAAATTACGGCGACCTCAGGAAGTACTTGAGTGGATTTTTTGATACTACAGTCGG gaacaagaaagaaacaaaaagctaCATCGAAATAACGGAATCTCTGGGAGTAGATAATCCATCAGAGATTTTATTCGTCACCGACGTATATCAAGAAGCTACAGCTGCAAAAGCAGCAG GTTTGGAAGTGATAATTTCAATTCGGCCTGGGAACGGACCGCTTCCAGACAATCATGGCTTTCGGACAATAACTTCATTTTCGGAGATTTGA
- the LOC105176986 gene encoding VQ motif-containing protein 4-like — protein MEISTSPEKDNPSPTTSPHSNASSTTTGPPLNLIPTPPLTPTVPSPKPISRSHEPSPYPTTFVQADTSTFKQVVQMLTGSSDTAKQASKTDPARGGGGSSIPPIKSTGQKKQGFKLYERRNSLKNGLMINTLIPGFSHSSGFSPRNPEILSPSILDFPSLVLSPVTPLNEDSFRKPSTAPSPSPSTEEEKAIAEKKFYFHPSPRTTPRGAEPQLLPLFPTTSPRVSGSSS, from the coding sequence ATGGAGATCAGTACCTCGCCGGAGAAAGACAACCCTTCTCCCACCACCTCTCCCCACAGCAATGCCAGCAGCACCACCACTGGGCCGCCGCTCAATCTGATCCCCACCCCACCCCTCACCCCCACCGTGCCCAGCCCCAAGCCCATCTCCAGATCTCACGAGCCCAGTCCTTACCCCACCACTTTTGTCCAAGCCGACACCTCCACCTTCAAACAGGTGGTGCAAATGCTCACCGGATCCTCCGACACCGCCAAACAAGCCTCCAAAACCGATCCAGCTCGCGGCGGCGGTGGCAGCAGCATACCGCCCATCAAAAGCACCGGGCAGAAGAAACAAGGGTTCAAACTCTACGAGCGGAGAAACAGCTTGAAAAACGGGCTCATGATCAACACCCTAATCCCGGGCTTTTCTCACTCCTCGGGCTTCTCGCCCCGCAATCCCGAGATCTTGTCGCCCAGCATTCTCGATTTCCCTTCGCTGGTTCTCAGCCCGGTTACTCCTCTGAATGAGGACAGCTTCAGAAAGCCCTCGACGGCGCCGTCACCGTCGCCTTCAACGGAGGAGGAAAAAGCGATTGCGGAGAAGAAGTTCTACTTCCATCCGTCTCCGAGGACAACGCCGAGGGGCGCTGAGCCGCAGCTCTTGCCGCTTTTTCCGACGACTTCGCCCCGAGTTTCCGGGTCGTCTTCTTGA
- the LOC105176989 gene encoding dynamin-related protein 5A, with amino-acid sequence MATTSNGPGTAIDFITTPSKTQTGAKSASGKRQRHDSVDALNKSASEFKTRFEAYNRLQAAAVAFGEKLPIPEIVAIGGQSDGKSSLLEALLGFRFNVREVEMGTRRPLILQMVHDPTAMEPRCRFQEEDSEEYGSPIVSSTAIADYIKLRTEALLRKTRTAVSSKPIIMRAEYAHCPNLTIIDTPGFVLKAKKGEPESTPDEILSMVKSLASPPHRILVFLQQSSVEWCSSLWLDAVREIDPAFRRTLIVVSKFDNRLKEFSDRWEVDRYLSANGYLGENTRPFFVALPKERSSVSNEEFRRQISQVDTEVLRYLRDGVKGGFDEEKYKSYIGFGCLRDYLESELQKKYKEAAPATLALLEQRCTEVTAELNRLDSRIQATSDVAHLRRSAMLHAASICSHLEALLEGAADPAPEQWGKTTEEEKSNSGIGGWPGVTREIKPPNATLRLYGGAAFERVVHEFRCATYSMECPVVSREKVANILLAHAGRGGSRGVTEAAAEIARAAAQSWLAPLLDTACDRLAFVLSNLFDIAIERNHHHHHHFGYGQLYGDMDVYVGFHAALRHSYNCFVKDLAKQCKQAVRHHLDSVTSPYSQVCYENDVLGNFSSGISTNYQINRVPAGSFCLELSDEAPAVHKVISSNQENMPPEKNETTPGKVAEAREALRECQMTVPETPSPDQPRDENYAVKKELGNCVEVGARKRQPRITGNNRNLDPFRSQNGGGLSLVSGDSASRPGSAYTEICSSTARHFARIREVLIERGVASSLNSGFLTPCRERLMVALGLDLFAVSDEKFMDMFVVPGAIDALQNEKQALQKRQKLLHSCLNDFKNVARAL; translated from the exons atgGCCACCACCAGTAACGGTCCGGGAACCGCCATCGATTTCATCACTACACCCAGTAAAACCCAGACCGGCGCAAAGTCTGCTTCCGGGAAGCGCCAGCGCCATGACTCTGTGGACGCTTTAAACAAGTCAGCTTCCGAATTCAAAACGAGATTCGAGGCCTACAACCGGCTGCAGGCTGCCGCCGTTGCATTTGGAGAGAAACTCCCAATACCGGAGATTGTCGCTATCGGAGGTCAATCTGATGGCAAGAGTTCGCTCCTTGAAGCCCTGCTAGGGTTCAGGTTCAATGTACGGGAAGTTGAAATGGGCACACGACGCCCGCTCATTCTCCAGATGGTTCATGATCCCACTGCTATGGAGCCCCGATGCCGCTTTCAG GAAGAGGATTCTGAAGAATATGGGAGTCCTATTGTATCATCTACTGCAATTGCAGATTACATAAAGTTGCGGACTGAAGCACTTTTGAGGAAGACCAGAACTGCAGTTTCTTCTAAGCCTATTATTATGCGAGCAGAATATGCACATTGTCCTAATCTCACCATTATTGATACTCCAGGCTTTGTTCTCAAG GCAAAGAAGGGCGAACCTGAGAGTACACCGGATGAAATTTTGTCAATGGTGAAGTCCTTAGCTAGTCCGCCACATCgcattcttgtttttcttcaacagAGTAGTGTAGAATGGTGCTCGTCTTTGTGGTTAGATGCTGTTCGTGAAATAGATCCAGCCTTTAGACGAACACTCATTGTTGTCTCCAAATTTGATAACCGTCTCAAG GAGTTCAGCGACCGTTGGGAAGTTGATCGCTATTTGAGTGCAAATGGATATCTTGGAGAGAACACTCGGCCATTTTTTGTTGCCCTGCCTAAAGAGAGAAGCTCAGTTTCTAATGAAGAGTTCCGGAGGCAAATTTCTCAGGTAGATACAGAAGTACTACGTTATCTACGAGATGGTGTTAAAGGGGGATTTGATGAAGAGAAGTACAAATCCTACATAGGGTTTGGATGCCTCAGAGATTATTTAGAATCTGAACTCCagaagaaatacaaagaagcTGCCCCTGCCACATTGGCGTTACTGGAACAGCGTTGCACCGAAGTCACAGCTGAATTGAACAGATTGGACAGCAGAATACAGGCAACTTCTGATGTGGCTCATCTTCGCAGATCTGCCATGTTGCATGCTGCTTCCATCTGCAGCCATCTG GAAGCACTTCTTGAGGGAGCAGCAGATCCAGCACCAGAGCAATGGGGGAAGACAACAGAAGAGGAAAAATCGAACAGTGGTATAGGTGGTTGGCCTGGTGTTACCAGAGAGATAAAGCCTCCAAACGCTACTCTTCGTCTTTATGGGGGCGCTGCATTTGAAAGAGTGGTGCATGAGTTTCGTTGTGCCACATATTCCATGGAATGCCCAGTTGTGTCAAGGGAGAAG GTAGCGAATATCTTACTTGCCCATGCTGGAAGGGGTGGAAGTAGAGGAGTTACAGAGGCTGCTGCGGAGATTGCACGTGCTGCAGCCCAGTCGTGGCTTGCACCTCTTCTTGACACAGCATGTGATCGGCTTGCTTTCGTATTGTCTAATCTTTTTGATATTGCTATTGAGagaaatcatcatcatcatcatcattttggAT ATGGTCAGCTATATGGAGATATGGACGTGTATGTTGGTTTTCATGCTGCTTTGAGGCACTCGTACAACTGCTTTGTAAAGGATCTTGCCAAGCAATGCAAACAAGCTGTTCGTCACCATCTTGACTCAGTTACCAGCCCATATTCTCAGGTCTGCTATGAGAATGATGTATTGGGGAATTTCAGTTCAGGTATAAGcacaaattatcaaataaatcgAGTCCCAGCTGGATCATTTTGTCTTGAGCTATCCGACGAAGCGCCTGCCGTGCACAAGGTAATTAGTAGCAACCAAGAAAACATGCCGCcagagaaaaatgaaactaCACCAGGAAAAGTGGCTGAAGCTAGAGAAGCTCTTCGAGAATGTCAGATGACTGTGCCTGAGACACCATCACCCGATCAACCACGTGATGAGAACTATGCAGTTAAAAAGGAACTTGGTAATTGTGTTGAAGTCGGAGCAAGAAAACGCCAGCCTAGAATTACAGGCAACAACAGGAATTTGGATCCTTTTAGGAGCCAAAATGGTGGTGGTCTTTCACTGGTGAGTGGGGATTCTGCTTCCCGACCAGGATCAGCTTACACAGAGATATGTTCATCTACTGCACGTCATTTTGCTCGAATTCGTGAAGTTCTGATTGAGAGGGGGGTGGCATCAAGTTTAAATTCTGGCTTTTTGACACCATG CCGAGAGCGGCTTATGGTAGCACTTGGATTGGATTTGTTTGCTGTGAGTGACGAGAAATTCATGGACATGTTTGTTGTCCCTGGAGCAATTGATGCACTTCAGAACGAAAAGCAGGCCCTTCAGAAGCGGCAGAAACTACTGCACTCTTGCTTGAATGACTTCAAAAATGTGGCAAGAGCACTTTGA